The Rubripirellula amarantea genome includes the window GGATCCGCCAAATGTTGACGTTTCCGAGAAACTTTTTGTCAGTCGTGCCCCACCAATGCGGTAACGGTTTCCAAGGCTTTTGTATGGCGAACTTAAATGAGCGATCGAAACGCTTCACCTCGGCGGACCATGCTACCCGATCACCATCCTGGCAGTGTTGAAGTACTACACTTGCCTTGGAAGTAGGCAAACGTCTGGAACGGAGTCAGTTGCATGAAAGAAGTCTTCTCTCTTGGTTTGTCCGTTGTGATCGCGATCGTTGGTTCTTTCGCAATCGCACCTCACCGATGCATCGCCGGAACTACGGTAACCGTCGGTTCAAATGTGGCACCAAGCCAACAAATTCCGGTGGAACAAATTGACCATCAGCGATGGGATAACCTCCTTGAACAGTATGTCGATCAAGCCGGAAACGTGAACTACGCAAAATGGAAACAATCGACAGATGACCTTCAGGCTCTCGACAGCTACTTAGCCACGCTATCGACCGCTAACCCCAATGCATCAAAGGACCGCGCCGCCAAACTTGCGTTTTGGATCAATGCTTATAACTCATTGACCGTCCGTGGAATCCTTCGCGAATACCCAACCACCAGCATCCGGAATCACACGGCCAAGCTGTTCGGCTACAACATTTGGGACGACCTTTTGCTCATCGTCGGTGGCGAACCCTATTCGTTGAATCAGATCGAGCATGAAGTGTTGCGCAAGATGGGCGAACCACGCATCCACTTTGCGATCGTGTGTGCTTCGCGCGGCTGTCCACGGCTTCGCAATGAAGCCTACACGCCCGCTGACGTGGATGCCCAGTTGTCGGACAACGCCACAAACTTCTTCGCCAACTCTTCCAACTTTCAGTACAACCGCGCGTCAGGAACTTTCAAACTCTCAGCCATCATGAATTGGTTCGCAGACGATTTCGGCAACGACCGAGCCTCTCAACTTCGTTCGATCGCTCCTTTTCTTCCGTCGAAGGACGCCCGCGATGCGGCGATGGCTAATGCGGTTTCAGTGGTTCACCTTAGCTACAATTGGGGGCTAAACGAACAGTAGTCCATGGATAGTTGATCGACTGATCTTGTTGTGTCTTAAGATCAGTCCGCAACGAAGAGCTTTCCCAAACCAAGCCTACAACTAGTCGCCGTGACTCGAACTGCGGCCCTTCGCAACCAGGTCAGACCAACCCAGAAAACGCAGTGGCCCCCCCCATTTCGACATCTACTAGCAAGAGCGTGAGGAACGTGAAGGATCAACAGCCTGCCTCTCAACGCCCCCCCGAGATACGGCGGTCATCGCGACAGGCACATCCCTAACCCGTGGAGAACCCTAGTGCGCTCACAGGTAATGGTCTGATTGTTTTAGGATCGCACCAGGAGCCCGGTTGTCGCTAAACTCATTGAGCCTATCGACTCCCATTCCTTTGAGCGATTTCTACCTCATGTCGTCGCAAGAACCGTTTCCGTTGCCCAAGATCTTTGATTCACAAACGATCACTCACGAACTTAGCGATAGTTTGTTGGGTGCGATTCAACGGAATCCTCGACTTGAGAAAAGACTTGGTCAAATGCCTGCGGATGAGAAGACCATCGCGTGGTCGTCCGATTCGGTAGATGATTTCTCGCACCCGGACTTGGATCTGGACCTCAGCACATCCACCCCGGTGATGTCGCCGAGTGATTTATCGGAAACCGTGGACTTTAGCGTCGACGAACCGGTGCCCACAACCTTGCCCATCGATATGGGTTTCGTACCGCTGCGTCAGATCACCAGCGTAGGTAGCGGAAGTCGCGACGATGCCGACTATCGCTTGGTGGGAAAACTGGGTGCCGGCGGTACCGCGGTCGTGTTCCAGGCTCACCAACGAGCCGTTGATCGTGAAGTCGCCGTGAAGATGCTCCGTAGTGAACTCGCCCTTAAGCCGACTTCTCGAGAACGCTTCCTCACCGAGGCTCGCGTGATTGGTGGGCTGGATCACCCTAACGTGATTGCCTTGCATGAGGTTTACGCCGATCAAGACGGTTCGCTGTTCTATTCAATGAAGCGAATTGACGGAACGAGTTGGGATAAGCAAATAGGCGAATATACGCTCGACCAGAATATCGAAACCTTATTTCGGGTGGCCGATGCGATTCGATACGCTCACTCGCGTGGCTTGATTCACCGCGATATCAAACCCGAGAATGTTATGCTCGGACGTTTCGGTGAAGTGCTGTTGGCCGATTGGGGTTTGGCGATTCATCACCTCGAACAGAGCTCGAACGCTGAAGCAAGTCGTTCGATCGGCGGCACACCAGCGTACATGGCGCCCGAACTTGCCAGCGCGGCGGCCGGCTCGATCACTTTTCAAACAGACGTCTACCTGCTCGGCGCTATTCTTTACCAAATACTTACGGGGTATCCGCCACATCGTGGCGAGAGTCTGTTGGAATGCATCGTGGCCGCATCCAATAACGTCATCGAACCATCCGAGATCGAAGGTGAGATGATGGAAATTGCGATGAAGGCGATGGCGACCGATCCAAAGAATCGGTTCCATGATGTCGACGAATTCGTGGCCGCGATCAAGAATCAACGTAAGCACGAACAGAGTCAACGATTGGTACGACGTGCCGTTCGTCGCGTCGAAGGCATGGATAACTCCGATCACAATGGTGACGTCTACCGTGACTTCGGCATCGCCGATGCACTGCTGGCTGAAGCTATCGAAGAATGGCCTGAAAATGAAAAAGCCCACGTTACCCGCAAACGTTTGCAACTTAAACTCGCTGCGATTGCAACCGAACGAGGCGACTATGACTTGGCCGCCAACTTGTACGAAGCCGCCGGTGAAGGTGAATCGGATGAGGCCGAGATGGTGCAGTTCCACCGCATGCGACGCGATGCTAGCCAGCAACAAGTGTCTCGTTACTCGGTATTGTTCACTCAGTCGCCCGACCCAGGTTTGCTGGTGCAGA containing:
- a CDS encoding protein kinase domain-containing protein, yielding MSSQEPFPLPKIFDSQTITHELSDSLLGAIQRNPRLEKRLGQMPADEKTIAWSSDSVDDFSHPDLDLDLSTSTPVMSPSDLSETVDFSVDEPVPTTLPIDMGFVPLRQITSVGSGSRDDADYRLVGKLGAGGTAVVFQAHQRAVDREVAVKMLRSELALKPTSRERFLTEARVIGGLDHPNVIALHEVYADQDGSLFYSMKRIDGTSWDKQIGEYTLDQNIETLFRVADAIRYAHSRGLIHRDIKPENVMLGRFGEVLLADWGLAIHHLEQSSNAEASRSIGGTPAYMAPELASAAAGSITFQTDVYLLGAILYQILTGYPPHRGESLLECIVAASNNVIEPSEIEGEMMEIAMKAMATDPKNRFHDVDEFVAAIKNQRKHEQSQRLVRRAVRRVEGMDNSDHNGDVYRDFGIADALLAEAIEEWPENEKAHVTRKRLQLKLAAIATERGDYDLAANLYEAAGEGESDEAEMVQFHRMRRDASQQQVSRYSVLFTQSPDPGLLVQMKSAKIVEANLAFAEMFGYSGDEVVGQRISDLNLWVSTECQKKLVEAVKRDGSVDDFGAELLHTDGHHIDVLINARIVEVLGETMLLSTMRDISLRKKAERELKASQSRLRDLQRMAGLATWSYDVESQKVKWNNEAFLLAGRSLDEGTPTREELFEMVHPDDRARLQEALELAIQTGAAYELSVRQRGGDGEYVWVRVRGQPILNESGKAVEVFGVFMERPQRSKPRDT
- a CDS encoding DUF547 domain-containing protein codes for the protein MKEVFSLGLSVVIAIVGSFAIAPHRCIAGTTVTVGSNVAPSQQIPVEQIDHQRWDNLLEQYVDQAGNVNYAKWKQSTDDLQALDSYLATLSTANPNASKDRAAKLAFWINAYNSLTVRGILREYPTTSIRNHTAKLFGYNIWDDLLLIVGGEPYSLNQIEHEVLRKMGEPRIHFAIVCASRGCPRLRNEAYTPADVDAQLSDNATNFFANSSNFQYNRASGTFKLSAIMNWFADDFGNDRASQLRSIAPFLPSKDARDAAMANAVSVVHLSYNWGLNEQ